The DNA sequence CCGGTATCGTAATCCGGGTGCCATTGCTGCGTGGCGCTCGTGTCGTAGACGGCGCGATCAAAAAGCTCGCTGAAGTAATTTGCGCGCGCATGCTGGATCGTGTCTGAATCGCTCCACGGAAACCGCCCATTGGCCACCCCGCCGCGCGCGGCGTATTGCCATTCGGTTACGGTCGGCAGGCGGTAGCCGTTGGCAGCAGAATTGACGTACGGCGCCACGACCAGCCCCGTCCTGTATACCGTGTACGTGTCGGAATCGGCATAATACACTGGCGTGAGTCCCTCTTTCTCGGACCGGGCGTTGCACCACTTCACGCAGTCATACCAATTGACCCCCTGTACGGGATGGTTGGTCCCCTTTCCCGATCCGACTTTATC is a window from the Lentisphaerota bacterium genome containing:
- a CDS encoding formylglycine-generating enzyme family protein, translating into DKVGSGKGTNHPVQGVNWYDCVKWCNARSEKEGLTPVYYADSDTYTVYRTGLVVAPYVNSAANGYRLPTVTEWQYAARGGVANGRFPWSDSDTIQHARANYFSELFDRAVYDTSATQQWHPDYDTGSMPYTSPVGSFAPTGAGLYDLAGNVSEWCYDWYPGNENTYRTISGGSWNGPAETCRIAETGLASPNGANTSYGFRTVRNP